ATTGACAATAAAGCATTTGTCATTTATCCAAACCCTTCTAAAGGCAGTTTTACGATTGATTTGGGCAAAGAATATACAGATGTAACAGTACAGATTTATAATATGCTCGGGCAACTTATATCTGAAGAAAATTACACTTCGGCAAAAACAATAGAAAAGCAGATAAATGCTTCGGCAGGCATGTATTTTATAAAAGTGAGCACAGCTAAAGAAGGATCAAACACTTTAAGGATTATAAAACAGTAACTTTCTGGAAATATCCAACACAACAAAAGAGCCTCCTTAACGAGAGGTTTCTTTTGTTGATAGCAATTTTTTAACACAATCTAAAAATCAGGGCGACGCTCAAAAGCATAAAAACTCGTATCTTCACAAAAGTTTAAATTAATCCGTAAATTCCATAAAAAGATAATCACAATGAAAAACTTAATAACCCTTTTCGCCTTCATCCTTCTCGCTGCCAACGCGCAAAGTCAAACACTTTCCCAAAAAGAAATTACAGGTACTTGGCTTGTGCAAAGTGTTGAAAACAGCAGCAGCAATCCAAAAATGGCAGCAGCTATGGCAAATGCTGTTATTAATTTATATGCCGATAACAGTTTTGAGATAAAGGAAAAAGAACCGGGCGGAACGGCTTATTCATACACTACCACTACGCATAAAAACGCTACTTGGAATTACAACGCGAGCACGCAAACCATAACTACTACCCGTTCAAAAATTACTTTTAAAGTTTCTAAAAATGGCGAAAAAGTGTTTTTTACAGATGAAAATAGCGGTTTAAAATTTGAAGTTGTAAAGCCCATTTAACCGCAAAACCACAAAATGCAACTTGCAATAATTGTGTGTTTTTAAACTATTAGTATAAATTAAATATCTGCCGCCTCTGTAACAATCTGATAGAAATAGCGTTATATAGTTTCATCAATCTTCAAAATTTATGTTACAACGTTTTTTTATCTTCTGCTCTGGCGCAGATACAGCCATCCTTGATGAATGCTCGCCCGGTGAGCGCACAAAATACGCCGGCATTGGCGCAACTGTTTTCTTTACCGCCATTATGGCTACCATAGCTGGTGCTTATGCACTTTACACCGTTTTTGATAATTATTATTCGGCTATTTTCTTCGGAATTATCTGGGGGTTATTAATTTTTAATCTCGACAGGTTTATCGTTTCCACAATTAAAAAAAGAAACAACTTTTTTGACGAATTAATACAAGCTTCGCCTCGAATAGCCTTAGCAATCATTATAGCAATTGTTATTTCGAAGCCTTTGGAAATGAAGATTTTTGAAAAGGAAATCAATCAAGTTTTACTTACCGAAAAAAATGAAATGACCCTCGCCAATAAAGATCAATTGGCATTACAGTTTACGCCTTCGGTCACGGCATTAGAAGGTGAAATAGCAACATTAAAAAACGAAATAACCAAAAAAGAAGCCGAAGTAAACGCGCTTTACGAAACCTATATTGCCGAAGCCGAAGGGCGCAAAGGCACAGAACTTATTGGAAAAGGCCCTGTTTACAAAGAAAAACGCGAAAAACACGACGCAGAACTTGCAGCATTAGTCGAATTAAAGAAAACAAACGCAGAAAAAATAGCCGCTGCCGAAGCGAAAATAGCCAATCTCGCAACCCAATATCAAACAAAAGTTGCAAACACCCAACCCATAATTGAAGGATTTGATGGTTTGATGGCACGAGTAAATGCATTGGATAAACTGCCGTTATTGCCTTCCCTCTTTATCTTTTTATTGTTTTTAGCGATTGAAACTTCGCCTATTTTGGCAAAACTTTTATCGCCAAAAGGCGCCTACGACTTAAAGCTGGAAGAACAGGAAAGCGCCTTAAAATCATGGGTAACCCAACAACAGGCACAGCGCGATATACTCGTTACTACCGATCGCGAAATTAATAATAGGGTTTACGCTGATATTGCCGAAGAACAGGAACTCTACGATTACAAACGAAAAAAAGCCCGCGAACTTATGCAAATGCAGGCAGACGCGTTTTACACGAAACAAAAAAGCATTCTATAATTTTAATTAGCCCAATGTAAAGGACGAAGTTTTAACGCAAAGTTTAATTTCGTCCTTCTCATTTTCAGTATTATTGTTAGTTTATACTACCATAGATTATGACGAAATTTAGCCCCCAGCAAGCATCACAAATTGCCGAAGAATATTACAACATTACTGCTAAAGCCACTAAACTGGACGGATATGTAGATGAAAACTTCTTTTTAAGCTGTTCTTCACCCCATAAAAAAAAGAGTTTAGGTAAAAAATTTCTTTTAAAAATCTCTAAAGAAGAAAACGTACAACAATTAGATTTTCAAATTGAAATATTAAAGCACCTTTCAACAAAAAAACTTGATTTTTCACTTTCGAAAATCGTGGAAAACAAAGGTGGAAAGCCACTCACAACGATTGAAAATAACAAATCGGCGCGAGTTTTAACTTGGGTTCCCGGACGGCTTTGGGCAACCGTAAATCCGAAAACGGAAAGTTTGCGAAATAGCCTTGGCAATGCCGCAGGAAAGTTAACACAGGCGCTAAAAGACTTTAGCCATCCGGCCGCGCACAAAAAATTAGACTGGGATTTGGCAAACGCCGCCTGGACAAAAGCGCATTTAAATATCTTTACAAGGGAAGAAAAAAAGATGCTTTCCCATTTCCAAAATCGTTTCGAAAAAATACAAACCACCTATAAATCTCTTCCAAAAAGTATTGTTCATAACGATTTGAACGATTACAATATTCTAGTTTCAGAGGATTTCAAAAATCCAGAAATTACAGGTTTTATAGATTTTGGCGATTCGGTTTTTACCCAAACCATAAACGACCTGGCTATTGTTCTGGCGTATGCAATGATGCATCTCCCAGACCCGCTTTCGGCAGGTTTAGAAGTAATAAACGGATATAACAAACATTATAAATTATCTGAAAACGAACTTGAATGTCTTTATATTTTGGTGGGTATTCGGTTGGTAATTACGGTTACTAGCGCTGCTCTAAAAAAGGCCGAATTCCCAAATGATGAATATTTTATTATTAGCGAAAAGCCCGCTTGGGAATTATTGCAGAAATGGTTTCAAGTGAATGAAAATTTCGCCTATTATTCCTTCCGAAACGCTTGTGGATATTCGGCACATCCATTGGAAAAAAAGTTTGAAACCTGGGCAAAAAGTAAACAAGTTACATTAAAAACAATGTTTCCAAATGTAGCTTCAGAAAAAATAGTAAATCTGGATATGAGTGTTGGCAGCACGCTTCTCGGCAATCTTTCGGAATACAACGACCCAGAGATTTCAAAATTTAAATTAAAGCAATTTCAAAAACACCATCCTAAAACCATACTGCTAAACGGTTACTTAGAAACGCGCC
This region of Aequorivita marisscotiae genomic DNA includes:
- a CDS encoding DUF4407 domain-containing protein; the protein is MLQRFFIFCSGADTAILDECSPGERTKYAGIGATVFFTAIMATIAGAYALYTVFDNYYSAIFFGIIWGLLIFNLDRFIVSTIKKRNNFFDELIQASPRIALAIIIAIVISKPLEMKIFEKEINQVLLTEKNEMTLANKDQLALQFTPSVTALEGEIATLKNEITKKEAEVNALYETYIAEAEGRKGTELIGKGPVYKEKREKHDAELAALVELKKTNAEKIAAAEAKIANLATQYQTKVANTQPIIEGFDGLMARVNALDKLPLLPSLFIFLLFLAIETSPILAKLLSPKGAYDLKLEEQESALKSWVTQQQAQRDILVTTDREINNRVYADIAEEQELYDYKRKKARELMQMQADAFYTKQKSIL